CTTCAAAGAGGCGGTTGAAAAGTTCGTGGCCGAAGGCGGAACCTTCATCACCACCTTCTTCAGCGGGGTCGTGAATGAGGACGACGAAGTATTCAATGGCGGTTATCCCGGTCCGCTCAGCGACGTACTCGGCCTGAAGGTTGAGGAGTTTGAAGCCATGAAGCCGTACATCAAGAACAGCATGAAGATGAAGGATGGACAGGAGTTTGAGGCGCGCCTGTGGTGCGATATTCTGCAGTTGGATTCCGCGGAATCGCTGGCCGAGTACGGTTCCGACTTTTTCAAAGGGTCACCCGCGCTGACGGTCAACAGCTTCGGGAAGGGCAAGGCCTACTATGTCGCCACGCTGCCGGACAAGGCGTTCATGCAGCAGTTCCTGAAACAGGTCTGTGCAGAACAGGGCGTCGAACCGGTGGTTGATGCACCTGAAAATGTTGAAGCCGTGGTGCGGTCGAATGGCGATCAGGATTACCTGTTTGTGATGAACCATAACTATGAACCGGTTGATGTCACCTTGCCGGAAGGTGAATATTTTGATCTGCTGACGCAATCTACAGTAGAAGGCACCATAAGTATGGATGCCGTGCAGTCTTTGATCTTAAAGAAATAACGGGGCAACCCTGGAGAAGACGATGTTTTTGAAAACGATATTGACGAGTATGGCCTGTATGATGGTTTCCGCAAGTCTGGCCGCACTTCCGAGAGTAAAAGCAGTCGGAGACTGCAAACTGTTGAAATCGGATTCCGATGAATTGGCGGTTAAACTGAAGGGCGCGTCCGGTAAAGGATCACTGGTGCTGCGCTACGATTCTGAACAGCTGGATCTTTCGGATTTCAGCCATCTTGCAGTCGAGGCCGAAAATGAAACGGCCGGACGCATAGAACTTCGCGTTAAGGCGACGAGCGACCCGAACGATCCGCTGCGCCAGATTGACGGGCGCTGTTTTATCGAGGCCGGTCAGGAGCGTGAGCTTCAGGTGCTGGTCTTTCGTGATGCTTTGCCGGCAGGCTCTCCGTGGAGTAAATATTTCAGTCGAACCAAAGCACTTCCGGGGTATCAGAAAAAATGGATTTTTCCGAAGGACAGCAAGGTGCTTCAGGTGGATCTTACCGTGATCTGGGATGGTTTGAACGGGCAGGATAATACCGTTGAATTCTCGCTGCCGCGGGGGGCGGGCGAATATGCACTGGATAAAACCACGCCCGATGATCTGCCGCAGCCGCTGGTGGACGAAGCCGGTCAGCTGGTCAGTGAAACCTGGGATGGCAAGGTGATGGACCTCGCTGAACTTCCCAAGGATGGAAAAACGGATCTCGGAAAATACAGTTCGAACGGGCCGCTGCCTGAATACAGCAAATTCGGGGGATGGTTGAATGGCCCGCGCCAGAAAGCGACGGGACGTTTTTATACCAAAAAGATCGATGGAAAATGGTGGTTTGTTGATCCGGAAGGGTATCTGTTCTGGTCGCTGGGTGTTACCGGAGTCGGATTCGGTGAATCAACGCTGATTACGGGACGTGAACAGTTTTTTCCTGAACCAAGTACTGATAAAGATCCCCGGCTCTGGACAGCAGATGACCGCGAGCTCGAAGAAGGGGAAGTCGTCTTCAACTATCTCTACAGCAACCTGAAGAAAAAGTATGGTGAAACCTGGATCACCGATCACACGAAGGTTTGTCTGGGCCGCATGCTCGAGTGGGGGCTGAATACCTGCGGTGCCTGGCCTATCGAATCCGTTCTGGGTCAGAAGCGGGTGCCCTATACCCTCATTATTCATCCCGGTCAGCAGAGTGTCGGCGGGTTCGATAAAGTGCCGGATCCGTTTTCGGAAGAGTTCAAAAACGGGCTGCGGGCGGAAATGAAGGCGCTCGGTGAAAAATATGCTAATGACCCGTGGAACCTGGGCATCTTTATTGATAACGAACTGCACTGGAGCAACGGGAACCGACTGCCTATGCAGATCATCGACCAGGATTCATCGGTTCCGGCAAAACGGGGCATGATTGCATGTCTTAAAGTAAAATATTCCAACATCAAAGTGCTCAATAAAGCCTGGGGAACCGACTTTGCTTCGTTTGATGCCATCCGGAAGCCCGGAGATGATATATCGGGTAAGGAAGCGCTTTGGGAGGATATGGCTCTTTGTCTGGAGTATCATGCCGATGCCTACTTTTCCCAATGTGCGGCAGCGGTTAAAGAGTTCCTTCCGGGTACGCTTTATCTGGGATGCCGTATTCACGGCGCAGTTTATGGCAGTGCGAATCCCGTTGTTCAGAAAGTCGCGTCACGTCATTGCGATGTGGTGAGCTTCAATATCTATAAAGTTTCGCCGAAGGGCTTTGATGCGCCGATGGAAGTGGATCGTCCATGGCTGATCGGTGAATTCCATTATGGAACCGGTACGCATGGTATCTGGGGCCGCGGATTGATTCCCTCCATGGATGTGAATCATCAGGCTGAACTGTTTGAAGCATACATCGATGAAGTGCTGGAGCATCCAAACGTTGCGGGAGCGCACTGGTTCCAATGGGCGGACCATGTGACGACAGGGCGCTATGACGGTGAAAACTACCGGATAGGTTTTGTGAGCATTGTCGACCGCGCGTATCCGACGTTGGCCGAAGCGGCTCAGGATGCTGCGCAGAGCATGTATGAAAAACGTGCTGAAAAATAAGAGAGGAAGCGGAATGATAAAAACTATTGGAAAATCGTTCATTGCTGCGGTCGGATGTCTCGCCATAAGTGCGGGCGCGCAGAAGCCGAATATCGTATTCATAATGCTCGATGATTTCGGGTATTCACAACTGGAAGCCTTTTCGAGGGGACTGACGGTTGAAGATATCGATCCCAAAATGCTGGCCCACGTGGCTGAACATTCTGAATATACGCCGGAGCAGGCTTTCAAACAGCTGAAAAAGGCTTCGCCGACTCTCAGTCGCATGGCTGATAAGGGAGTCCGTTTTAACAATGCATTTGCCTGCAGTAACCTTTGTGCCCCTTCTCGAATCGGGGTGGCGACGGGTATCCTGCAGAACCGCTGGGGTATCTATCGTAACATCGACACCGAAGCTCACGGTCTGAAACCGAACTCCCATCTGGCGGAACGTTTGAAAGAGCGCGGGTATGCCACGGCACATGTGGGTAAGTGGCATGTGGGCTCACGCGATCGCGATATGGTGCAGCGCTTTCTGAAAAAGCATGATGTGAAGAATCCGGAAAAATACAGTTACTACACGCTGGAAAAGGATTATCCGCATATCATGAAGGAGTTGAAGAACGCGGGGTATCGCGGTTCCGTCGTGCCCAAGGATCATCCGCTCAATAACGGGTTTGATTATTATTTCGGCTACAACATGTGGGAGTGTATTTATTACAAAGCCCAGAATGTATGGGAAAACTTCGAACATGCCGGAGTTGTCAAAAAATATAACACGGACGCTTTCACAGAAAAGGCACTGACCTTTATGGAGAAGAGCCTGGATGAGGATAAGCCATTCTATGTTCAATTGCATTATCACACGGCACACCATCCGCTGAAACCGAAGGCGCCTGCAAAATATTTCAAACGGTTTGATTCGGGCGTTTACGATCTCGATAACTTTTATGCCCACGTTTTCGGGGTTGATGAATGTGTCCGTCAGATCGAGACGTTTCTGGCCGAGCGCGGTGAAGCGGAAAATACCATCTTTGTATTTACTTCCGATAACGGCGGTGCGGTCGGTGCCGCGTCGCCTTTACCCGGCAATGCGCCATTTTCCGGACATAAGGGGATGCTGAATCTCGGCGGCTTCCGTGTGCCGTTGTTTTTCTACTGGCCGGCCGAAATTAAAAAGCCGGCGGTTAAAGAGCAACTGGTTTCAACGCTGGATATCCTGCCGACCCTTGTCGATGCCGGGGGCGGAACACTGCCGGAAGGGCTGGACGGTCAGTCTTTACTGCCCTGGATGCTCGAAGGTGAAACGTCCAAGGTTCGGGATCACCTGGCCATTGGCGGAATCCATGCCCGGGTCTGGGCCTTTAACGGATATACCTCATTCTTCACCCATAATGTGTCCCGCGAAAAAGCGCCTTCGGGGTATATTGTCGCGGACGATACATATATTCTGCGGTACGTGTCGGAAACCATTCCGGATCTTTATAAAGATGCGGTGGATGGCATCCCTGCACATTATGTGCTGTACGACTACACCAAGGATCCCGGTGAACAGCATAATATTGCTGATCAGTTTCCGGAAAAAGTTGAGCAGCTGAAAGGCGTCTGGAAACGCGAATCGGCTGCATACCCGAAACCGGTTGCCTGGGGTGAGGATAAGTGGAAAGCGATGCAGGATTATAAGTAAAGGTTGATTTGAATGCTGCCCGCAGGAGCTTTTCCGGGATTTTTGAAGTAGAGAATACGGATGCTTCGAGTCCGGCGGTAAAGCGATTGAAACTCTACCTTCAGTGTAGTAGGTTATCAGCTATGGAAATTAGGATTCCGATTTCAATTCCCCCCATCGTTTGCCGTGTTCAGCATGTGGCTCTGGTTACTGTTTTTGGAGGCGTTTTCCTTCAGGGTCATATTGCTTCTGCTGAACCGGTCGACCCATGCTATCCTTCGGAGCTGAAGGGGGCAAAAGAGGGGGCGGCTAGCCAGAGTCGCTTTCTGCCAAATCGTATCCGGCAACTGGAGGACGAGGAATGGCAGCTCCTGGACCGGATCTCCCGTCTTCCGCAGCACGACCCGAAACCGCTGCCTGATCATCTCGGCTACCATTCCATACCGAGGGAACCGGACGATCCAGAAGGGCTGAGCACTCATATCAGTGCGCAGTTTGAGTATGATCCAGGGCTTGGCGCGATCGCTTTGGCTCCGGCCTTTGTGCCGGGGGAAGCGGGGGGGTATTCATTTCCCCGTCGTTTCAAAATCGAGGTGATTGACCGGGGTGCACGATGGATCGGGGACAAGGCGGGTGCATATTATATTCCGTCTCCTCCCTACGAATGGACTGAAGTCGTTAACTGGATGGATGAGGACTTTCCGGATCCCGGTCCGTATCCCGTTTTTTTTGAAATCGGGAATCCCCGTGTGCATCAGCTCCGGATGACCCTGATGGATAAGGAGGCATCGACGTATAATGCTTTGGGCGAAATGTATCTGTTCCGGCAACCTGAAAACAGCGATCGTCTTGGAGATAACATGATGGCCTGGACGACGGTGCAGCTTACCGCGTCAAACGCCCTGTCTAAACCGCCGCTATGGGATGCAACATATCTGGCCGATGGGCTGGTCGGACTGGGTATGCCGTTAAGCGAAGAGTTGTCTGATGTCGGCGACTTTATGATTGCCTGGGGTGAAGAGGAACCTCAGGAGGAAGCTGTACAGATTATGTTGGATCTGGGTGAGGCCCAGCAGATTGGCCGCGTACAGCTTTGGCCGGCTGAAGCCCCTATGGGCATGGCCATCCCGCATTTCGGTTTTCCTGGAAAAGTGAGGGTGGAGCTCTCCGATGATCCGGAATTCAATAACGTCATCCTTGTTGAAGAAAGCACGCTTCACGAGCATCTGAATAAGGACAATTTGCTGAATATAATAACTCAGGGTAAAAAAGTGCGGTATCTTCGGCTGACTCTGAATGATTTCCCGAGTTATAAAGGGAAAACCATAATGGGGCTGGGCGAGGTCCGGGTTTCCGAGTTTGATGATGTATGGTCGATCAATTGCGCAGTAACCGCAACCGGTATGCCGGAGGGAAGTATAGCGCAATTGCCCCGCCTGGTCGATGGGTTCAGCCGGAGACGGCAGATTCTGCGGGAAGCGGAATGGATTAAGGGGTTGGCACAGCGCAGGCCACTTGACCGGCGCCTGACAGAGGTCCGGAAGGAACTGGATCTGGCCCGGGTTGCCTGGAACCGCTTTAAACTGCGTGCCAGTATATGGGGAGGCGGCCTGCTGTGCCTGGCACTTCTGGCGGCGATGGGATTACAACGCCTGCAGCGCCGGCATGTGCTTAAACGGTTGAAGCTCCGTATTACGCGGGATCTGCATGATGAAGTGGGAAGCAGCCTGGGTGGCATAACGCTGGCAGCCCGCCGGATGGAGGATGCCGGTGCAACCCAGAAGGATCTCACCGAACTCTCTCTTATGGCGCGTGAGGCATCGGCAGCCCTTAAAGATGTGGTATGGGTGCTGGACCAGTCCAGAATCCGGTTGCCGGAATTGTTGAAGAAACTGGCTGAACGGGCTGAGCGCGTACTGGTAGGCATGGAACTTGTCGTTTCCATGCCGGATACGTGCCCCGACCGGGAGGTGCCATTACCGTTTAAACGGCACCTGCTGATGTTTTTCAAGGAGGCGATTCATAACTGTTCCCGGCACTCAGAAGCCACCGAGGTGGAACTCGCCATTTTCGTTCGGGATGATATGCTGACTGTGCGTATACATGACAACGGAGTTGGATTTGATCCCGATGCCATACGGGATGGCTGGGGGGTCAACAGTATGGGGAAACGGGCGCAGGAACTTGGAGGCAGGATGGAGCTCATTTCAGAACCCGGTAAGGGGACAACGATACAGTTGTCTGTGCCGTTAAGTGCATTGCTGCATAAGACGGACCATACCTACAAAACCTCCAACTGAGGTTGCGTTGCACCCTCATTTGGAATAACGAATAACGAGTATCGAATTTTGACGTGTTGGAGGGCTGTGCTTCCTTTGGAAGTGAACAGACTCTGTTCCTTGTTCGATATTCTATAAGGGAGTGAGGTAGATGATACCGATTAATATTTGGCTGGTTGAAGATGACGCGAACTATCGCCGGAACCTGCGCATGTCGCTGGAGCTGGAAGAGCACATTACGGTGGAGCGGGTTTTTCCGTCCTGCATTGAGTTTTTCGAAGCGCTGGAAACGAATCAGGCACCTGATGTGGTGCTGATGGATCTGGGCCTGCCGGGTATGAGCGGACTGGACGCCATTCGTAAGTTATCCACTGAAGCTCCGGATCTGGCCGCAATGGTTCTTACTGTTTTCAAGGATAAACAAAAGGTGCTGGAGGCATTGGATGCCGGTGCTGCCGGATATCTGCTGAAGGAGTCTGAAGGGCCTGATATTGTTAAAGCGTTGCAGCAGGTCTTTATGGGCGGGTCCGCTTTAAGTCCAGCGGTTGCCAAGATTGTTGTTCAGGAGCTCCGCAAGCCGGCGCCCTCTGATGAATTCAACCTTTCCCAACGGGAAATCCAGGTGTTGGAAAAACTCGCAGATGGTCTGGCGGTTAAAGAAATCTCAGATGTGCTGAATATCAGTATCAGTACAGCGGGTTTTCACCTCTCCAATATTTATAAAAAACTACAGGTCCAGTCTCAGACCGGGGCCGTGGCCAAAGCGCTTCGTTCCGGCCTCATCTAAGGGTTCAGCTCTACCTAGAGAAATAACCAGTAGATGACTTCTCGAGTACATCGTATCTTACCTAGGTGCAAAATAAGGATTTTCCGAGGTAAGAAGAATGAACGTTTGGATTGTAGAAGATGATGCCGGATACCGCCGGAACCTACGGATGTCGCTTGAAATTGAAGAGGGCATCACGGTTCAGCGCGTCTTCCCATCATGCATTGAGCTGTTCGATGAACTTAAATCGGGCAATGTACCCGAAATGATTCTGATGGATTTAGGGCTGCCCGGAATGAGTGGGACAGAGGCCATTCGCCAGCTGACGCATATGGTCCCTGACGTTTCCGTTCTGGTATTGACGGTCTTTAAGGAAAAGGAAAAGGTCGAGACCGCTTTGGAGGCCGGTGCTGCAGGGTATCTGCTAAAGGAATCCGGCGGCCCGGAAATTATTAAGGGTCTGTGGGCTGTTTACGAAAGCCGTGTACCTGCCTGATTGATATGGGGTCAGAAATTATTCATTCGGATGAATGTCCGGAATCGTCTCTTTTCCAATGATTGGAAAAGTACACCTAAATTCAAGACGGGACTGTTGCCGGGCCGTAAAGCCGGAAGTCCAATGCTTGGAAAATAGCAATATTCCTGAACGTATAAGCGGCCTGCGCTACCTGAAGGCCGCAACGCGATCCAACCTGTCTAATCCACCAGTACATTTTAAAGAGGGACATGATACCTTATTTACTGGTGTGGAATAGGTACGTAATTAGGAGTACAGTTTGAAAGCGAACAGAAAAGGTTTTTTCGGCAGCCACGCAAAATCGAGCGCGGCGGTGGTGAGTCTGGCAATTCATGCGCTGCTGGTGGTGGTGGCCTTATCCTTTGTGGCGGTGACCGTTATCACGAAGGAAGAAAAAGCGTTTGAAGCCAAACCCGTGAATCGACCGAAAATGCAGCTCAAAAAACTGCAGGTTCCGGTTAATATCAAAAAGAAGTCCGTCAAAAAACCAAAGCTGCGCAAGCGAATTGTGGTTCAGCCGAAAATGAATCAGAATATGCCGGACATTAAGATGCCCGAAATTACCGGTGTGAAAGGCGGTCTGGGCGCCGGAGCCGTAGGGGGGTTAGGCGGTGGTGAAGGCCTGGGTTTCTCTATGCCCGAAATTGAGATTTTCGGGGTGAAGGGCAAGGGCGAAAAGATTTTTCTGATTCTCGATACCGGCAATCATATGCTCATCGATGAAATGGGCGGCATCCCGGCCTATAACATTATCAAGGATGAAATGGTCCGCATTGTCGAAGAGCTTCCGCCCACGGCGTTGTTTAATGTCTGTATCTTTCAGGGCGGGCAGGTGCAAACCCTTTTTCCGGCGCTGGTGGCCGCTACTGATTCGAATGCGGCAAAAACCAAGGCCTGGCTGGATCCGCTTAATGCCTCCGCCAATGCTGCGAAGTCGGGAAATTTCGGTATTCAAACGCTCGGTTCGGGGGGCGTGAACAAAAGCGGAAATTACCGCATC
This DNA window, taken from Pontiella desulfatans, encodes the following:
- a CDS encoding beta-galactosidase, with amino-acid sequence MFLKTILTSMACMMVSASLAALPRVKAVGDCKLLKSDSDELAVKLKGASGKGSLVLRYDSEQLDLSDFSHLAVEAENETAGRIELRVKATSDPNDPLRQIDGRCFIEAGQERELQVLVFRDALPAGSPWSKYFSRTKALPGYQKKWIFPKDSKVLQVDLTVIWDGLNGQDNTVEFSLPRGAGEYALDKTTPDDLPQPLVDEAGQLVSETWDGKVMDLAELPKDGKTDLGKYSSNGPLPEYSKFGGWLNGPRQKATGRFYTKKIDGKWWFVDPEGYLFWSLGVTGVGFGESTLITGREQFFPEPSTDKDPRLWTADDRELEEGEVVFNYLYSNLKKKYGETWITDHTKVCLGRMLEWGLNTCGAWPIESVLGQKRVPYTLIIHPGQQSVGGFDKVPDPFSEEFKNGLRAEMKALGEKYANDPWNLGIFIDNELHWSNGNRLPMQIIDQDSSVPAKRGMIACLKVKYSNIKVLNKAWGTDFASFDAIRKPGDDISGKEALWEDMALCLEYHADAYFSQCAAAVKEFLPGTLYLGCRIHGAVYGSANPVVQKVASRHCDVVSFNIYKVSPKGFDAPMEVDRPWLIGEFHYGTGTHGIWGRGLIPSMDVNHQAELFEAYIDEVLEHPNVAGAHWFQWADHVTTGRYDGENYRIGFVSIVDRAYPTLAEAAQDAAQSMYEKRAEK
- a CDS encoding response regulator, producing the protein MNVWIVEDDAGYRRNLRMSLEIEEGITVQRVFPSCIELFDELKSGNVPEMILMDLGLPGMSGTEAIRQLTHMVPDVSVLVLTVFKEKEKVETALEAGAAGYLLKESGGPEIIKGLWAVYESRVPA
- a CDS encoding response regulator — protein: MIPINIWLVEDDANYRRNLRMSLELEEHITVERVFPSCIEFFEALETNQAPDVVLMDLGLPGMSGLDAIRKLSTEAPDLAAMVLTVFKDKQKVLEALDAGAAGYLLKESEGPDIVKALQQVFMGGSALSPAVAKIVVQELRKPAPSDEFNLSQREIQVLEKLADGLAVKEISDVLNISISTAGFHLSNIYKKLQVQSQTGAVAKALRSGLI
- a CDS encoding sensor histidine kinase yields the protein MNAARRSFSGIFEVENTDASSPAVKRLKLYLQCSRLSAMEIRIPISIPPIVCRVQHVALVTVFGGVFLQGHIASAEPVDPCYPSELKGAKEGAASQSRFLPNRIRQLEDEEWQLLDRISRLPQHDPKPLPDHLGYHSIPREPDDPEGLSTHISAQFEYDPGLGAIALAPAFVPGEAGGYSFPRRFKIEVIDRGARWIGDKAGAYYIPSPPYEWTEVVNWMDEDFPDPGPYPVFFEIGNPRVHQLRMTLMDKEASTYNALGEMYLFRQPENSDRLGDNMMAWTTVQLTASNALSKPPLWDATYLADGLVGLGMPLSEELSDVGDFMIAWGEEEPQEEAVQIMLDLGEAQQIGRVQLWPAEAPMGMAIPHFGFPGKVRVELSDDPEFNNVILVEESTLHEHLNKDNLLNIITQGKKVRYLRLTLNDFPSYKGKTIMGLGEVRVSEFDDVWSINCAVTATGMPEGSIAQLPRLVDGFSRRRQILREAEWIKGLAQRRPLDRRLTEVRKELDLARVAWNRFKLRASIWGGGLLCLALLAAMGLQRLQRRHVLKRLKLRITRDLHDEVGSSLGGITLAARRMEDAGATQKDLTELSLMAREASAALKDVVWVLDQSRIRLPELLKKLAERAERVLVGMELVVSMPDTCPDREVPLPFKRHLLMFFKEAIHNCSRHSEATEVELAIFVRDDMLTVRIHDNGVGFDPDAIRDGWGVNSMGKRAQELGGRMELISEPGKGTTIQLSVPLSALLHKTDHTYKTSN
- a CDS encoding vWA domain-containing protein — protein: MKANRKGFFGSHAKSSAAVVSLAIHALLVVVALSFVAVTVITKEEKAFEAKPVNRPKMQLKKLQVPVNIKKKSVKKPKLRKRIVVQPKMNQNMPDIKMPEITGVKGGLGAGAVGGLGGGEGLGFSMPEIEIFGVKGKGEKIFLILDTGNHMLIDEMGGIPAYNIIKDEMVRIVEELPPTALFNVCIFQGGQVQTLFPALVAATDSNAAKTKAWLDPLNASANAAKSGNFGIQTLGSGGVNKSGNYRIGKFAEPLKKGGSIYGDEWSGGRVWYDAAMCAMQQQADTVFILSNSWGHQRVALENVPTMDEWKKTTSAGKKWVENVEKGRAKLAEENAQRKAAGQPPKVISGGEYGIIRTYFDGTQRPPEPDYYYYKPKDFAQAFVMMKDQYRPKDVQTASGLKKKSGKVDFSLNVVQFIRQDAGSDERSSANFSQLTQICKGQYQTVSGLEEIQSYVK
- a CDS encoding sulfatase family protein, with translation MIKTIGKSFIAAVGCLAISAGAQKPNIVFIMLDDFGYSQLEAFSRGLTVEDIDPKMLAHVAEHSEYTPEQAFKQLKKASPTLSRMADKGVRFNNAFACSNLCAPSRIGVATGILQNRWGIYRNIDTEAHGLKPNSHLAERLKERGYATAHVGKWHVGSRDRDMVQRFLKKHDVKNPEKYSYYTLEKDYPHIMKELKNAGYRGSVVPKDHPLNNGFDYYFGYNMWECIYYKAQNVWENFEHAGVVKKYNTDAFTEKALTFMEKSLDEDKPFYVQLHYHTAHHPLKPKAPAKYFKRFDSGVYDLDNFYAHVFGVDECVRQIETFLAERGEAENTIFVFTSDNGGAVGAASPLPGNAPFSGHKGMLNLGGFRVPLFFYWPAEIKKPAVKEQLVSTLDILPTLVDAGGGTLPEGLDGQSLLPWMLEGETSKVRDHLAIGGIHARVWAFNGYTSFFTHNVSREKAPSGYIVADDTYILRYVSETIPDLYKDAVDGIPAHYVLYDYTKDPGEQHNIADQFPEKVEQLKGVWKRESAAYPKPVAWGEDKWKAMQDYK